One genomic segment of Amycolatopsis sp. WQ 127309 includes these proteins:
- a CDS encoding putative quinol monooxygenase: MIFIVVKFPVKPEHAEAWPDIVADYTTNTRAEAGNRFFEWSRSLEDKNTYVLVEGFEGQDAAVAHVGSDHFKWAVANLGAYISDNPQIINVQDASDWGPMAEIAPH; the protein is encoded by the coding sequence ATGATCTTCATCGTGGTCAAGTTCCCGGTCAAACCGGAGCACGCCGAAGCCTGGCCGGACATCGTGGCGGACTACACCACGAATACCCGCGCCGAAGCGGGCAACCGGTTCTTCGAGTGGTCCCGCAGTCTCGAAGACAAGAACACCTACGTGCTGGTCGAGGGCTTCGAAGGCCAGGACGCCGCCGTCGCGCACGTCGGCTCCGACCACTTCAAGTGGGCGGTCGCGAACCTGGGTGCCTACATCTCGGACAACCCGCAGATCATCAACGTCCAGGACGCCTCCGACTGGGGCCCGATGGCCGAGATCGCGCCCCACTAA
- a CDS encoding DUF2550 domain-containing protein translates to MQITVVVVGLLIVLVVLVGWYGQRWIRMRRGGGVSVALRWRPDSARASWHLGLGRYEGDEFVWYRVWSLRSGPDRVFQRASMQIADRRDPSGSEAYAVPEGAIVLRCESETQEAIEIAMGPGALTGFLSWLESAPPGRRLPRAS, encoded by the coding sequence GTGCAGATCACCGTGGTGGTAGTCGGGCTCCTGATCGTGCTCGTGGTGCTGGTCGGCTGGTACGGCCAGCGGTGGATCCGGATGCGCCGCGGTGGGGGCGTGAGCGTCGCGCTGCGGTGGCGTCCGGACAGTGCGCGGGCCAGCTGGCACCTGGGGCTCGGCCGCTACGAGGGTGACGAGTTCGTCTGGTACCGGGTGTGGAGCCTGCGCAGCGGCCCGGACCGCGTCTTCCAGCGCGCGAGCATGCAGATCGCCGACCGCCGTGACCCCTCCGGCAGTGAGGCCTACGCGGTTCCCGAAGGCGCCATCGTGCTGCGCTGCGAGTCCGAGACCCAGGAAGCGATCGAGATCGCCATGGGCCCGGGCGCGCTCACCGGGTTCCTCTCCTGGCTCGAATCCGCTCCTCCCGGGCGACGTCTCCCGCGCGCGTCCTGA
- a CDS encoding F0F1 ATP synthase subunit epsilon → MAEMSVELVAVERRLWSGTATFVVAQTTEGEIGIMAGHEPVLGQLVEGGVVKVTTTDGETVCAAVHGGFLSVTGTGVSILAESAELSDEIDVDAAKAALTADDETERTRASAQLRAAGQSV, encoded by the coding sequence GTGGCTGAGATGTCCGTGGAGCTGGTGGCCGTCGAGCGCCGTCTCTGGTCGGGTACCGCCACTTTCGTGGTGGCCCAGACCACCGAGGGTGAGATCGGCATCATGGCCGGTCACGAGCCCGTGCTCGGGCAGCTCGTCGAGGGTGGCGTGGTCAAGGTGACGACCACCGACGGCGAAACGGTCTGCGCGGCCGTGCACGGCGGTTTCCTGTCGGTCACCGGCACCGGGGTGAGCATCCTCGCCGAAAGTGCCGAGCTTTCCGACGAAATCGACGTCGACGCGGCGAAGGCGGCCTTGACCGCCGACGACGAGACCGAGCGGACCAGGGCCTCGGCCCAGCTCCGCGCGGCAGGTCAGTCGGTCTGA
- the atpD gene encoding F0F1 ATP synthase subunit beta, with translation MTSTEAPRAKGRIVSVTGPVVDVEFPRGSVPDQHNALKVEIEFEQLRKTVTLEVASHLGDNLVRTISLQPQDGLVRGAEVTDTGGPITVPVGDKVKGHVYNALGECLDEPGYGDDLERWGIHRNPPSFDQLEGKTEMLETGLKVVDLLTPYVQGGKIGLFGGAGVGKTVLIKEMITRVARNFGGTSVFAGVGERTREGNDLFLEMSEDGVINDTALVFGQMDEPPGTRMRVALSALTMAEYFRDVQNQDVLLFIDNIFRFTQAGSEVSTLLGRMPSAVGYQPTLADEMGQLQERITSTRGRSITSMQAIYVPADDYTDPAPAATFAHLDATTELSRGVFQKGIFPAVDPLASTSTILDPAIVGEDHYRVASEVIRILQKYKELQDIIAILGMDELSEEDKLTVQRARRIERFLSQNMLVAEAFTQIPGSTVPLSETIESFDRIAKGDFDHYPEQAFLGIGGLEDLEKKYKEITKK, from the coding sequence ATGACCAGTACTGAAGCCCCGCGCGCCAAGGGGCGCATCGTGTCGGTGACCGGTCCGGTCGTCGACGTCGAGTTCCCGCGCGGTTCCGTTCCCGACCAGCACAACGCGCTCAAGGTCGAGATCGAGTTCGAGCAGCTGCGCAAGACGGTGACGCTCGAGGTCGCCTCCCACCTGGGTGACAACCTCGTCCGCACCATTTCGCTGCAGCCGCAGGACGGTCTCGTCCGCGGTGCCGAGGTCACCGACACCGGTGGCCCGATCACCGTGCCGGTGGGCGACAAGGTCAAGGGCCACGTCTACAACGCGCTCGGCGAGTGCCTCGACGAGCCCGGCTACGGCGACGACCTCGAGCGCTGGGGCATCCACCGCAACCCGCCGTCCTTCGACCAGCTCGAGGGCAAGACGGAGATGCTGGAGACCGGCCTGAAGGTCGTCGACCTGCTCACCCCGTACGTCCAGGGTGGCAAGATCGGCCTGTTCGGCGGCGCCGGCGTCGGCAAGACGGTGCTCATCAAGGAGATGATCACCCGTGTCGCCCGGAACTTCGGTGGTACGTCGGTGTTCGCCGGGGTCGGCGAGCGCACTCGTGAGGGCAACGACCTCTTCCTGGAGATGAGCGAAGACGGCGTCATCAACGACACCGCCCTCGTGTTCGGCCAGATGGACGAGCCGCCGGGCACGCGCATGCGCGTCGCCCTGTCCGCGCTGACCATGGCGGAGTACTTCCGCGATGTGCAGAACCAGGACGTGCTGCTGTTCATCGACAACATCTTCCGGTTCACCCAGGCCGGCTCGGAGGTGTCGACCCTGCTGGGCCGGATGCCGTCGGCCGTGGGTTACCAGCCGACGCTGGCCGACGAGATGGGCCAGCTGCAGGAGCGGATCACCTCGACCCGGGGCCGGTCGATCACCTCGATGCAGGCGATCTACGTTCCCGCGGACGACTACACCGACCCGGCCCCGGCCGCGACGTTCGCCCACCTGGACGCCACCACCGAGCTTTCGCGTGGTGTCTTCCAGAAGGGCATCTTCCCGGCGGTGGACCCGCTGGCGTCGACGTCGACGATCCTCGACCCGGCCATCGTCGGCGAGGACCACTACCGCGTGGCTTCCGAGGTCATCCGGATCCTGCAGAAGTACAAGGAACTGCAGGACATCATCGCGATCCTCGGTATGGACGAGCTCTCGGAAGAGGACAAGCTCACCGTCCAGCGCGCCCGCCGGATCGAGCGCTTCCTCTCGCAGAACATGCTGGTCGCGGAGGCGTTCACGCAGATCCCGGGCTCGACGGTGCCGCTGTCGGAGACCATCGAGTCGTTCGACCGCATCGCCAAGGGTGACTTCGACCACTACCCGGAGCAGGCGTTCCTGGGTATCGGTGGCCTCGAAGACCTCGAGAAGAAGTACAAGGAAATCACCAAGAAGTGA